In the Limanda limanda chromosome 10, fLimLim1.1, whole genome shotgun sequence genome, one interval contains:
- the LOC133011410 gene encoding protocadherin beta-15-like codes for MDLKRKSLLSFVFGFALCVSTTTADLSYSVPEEMRPGSIVGNIAKDLGLEAGRLFTRKARIDTEENHQHYCNIDLKTGDFVIREKIDREELCGEKVSCLLKFELVLESPLELHRISLLIQDVNDNTPVFPKETIKLEIGESADKGARYRVNEAHDADIGQNTVKQYSLQKNEHFVLSVRDDSDGSQSVELVLDRELDREKEHDLNVMLIAVDGGVPQRSGTANIHVTVLDANDNAPVFERAVYKATIPENAAVDTVVVVVSASDADEGINGEVTYEFSRISERAKKVFSLNSKSGEIKVIGPLDFESNSKYEMRIDAKDGYGLSSDSKVMIDIIDINDNAPVVYLKSLTNPMPENVSPGTEVGIINVQDRDSETSGQVRCSIQQNVPFKLVPSIKNYYSLVTTGQLDRELVSDYNITITATDEGSPPLSSFKTVQLSVADINDNPPVFEEQSYSAYVTENNKPGSTLCSVTARDPDWRQNGTVVYSLLPGEVNGAQVSSYLSVNGDTGVIHAVRSFDYEQFRSFKVHVMARDNGSPPLSSNVTVSVFVSDVNDNSPQILYPAPEGNSFMTELVPKAAHAGSLVSKVIAVDADSGQNAWLSYQIVKSTDPGLFTIGVHSGEISTQRDISESDSMKQNLIVAVKDNGQPSLSATCSMYLLISDNLAEVPELKDISFDEKNSKLTSYLIIALVSVSTFFLTFIIIILGVRFCRRRKPRMLFDGAVAIPSAYLPPNYADVDGTGTLRSTYNYDAYLTTGSRTSDFKFVTSYNDNTLPADQTLRKSPSDFADAFGDCDSSPER; via the exons ATGGACCTCAAAAGGAAATCGCTGCTTAGTTTTGTCTTCGGATTTGCTCTTTGTGTCAGCACCACCACGGCAGACCTCAGCTACTCCGTTCCGGAGGAGATGAGGCCCGGATCCATTGTTGGAAATATCGCAAAGGACCTCGGCCTGGAGGCAGGGAGATTATTCACACGCAAAGCCCGTATTGACACGGAGGAAAACCACCAGCACTACTGcaacattgatttaaaaacgGGAGATTTTGTCATCAGGGAAAAGATTGACAGAGAGGAGCTGTGTGGTGAGAAGGTTTCGTGTTTGCTTAAATTCGAATTGGTCTTAGAGAGTCCTCTGGAGCTGCACCGCATTTCACTTCTCATCCAGGATGTAAATGACAATACACCCGTTTTTCCAAAGGAAACGATAAAACTAGAAATAGGAGAATCAGCCGACAAAGGAGCTCGATATCGGGTCAACGAAGCACACGACGCAGACATCGGACAAAATACAGTTAAACAATACAGTTTACAAAagaatgaacattttgttttatctgtTCGAGACGACAGCGATGGATCTCAGAGCGTCGAGTTGGTATTAGATAGAGAGCTTGACCGTGAAAAGGAGCACGATTTAAATGTCATGCTGATTGCAGTTGACGGTGGCGTCCCACAAAGATCAGGAACTGCTAATATACATGTTACTGTGTTAGATGCTAATGATAACGCACCGGTATTTGAACGGGCTGTTTACAAAGCCACGATACCGGAAAACGCTGCTGTTGATACTGTTGTTGTCGTAGTCAGTGCCAGTGATGCAGATGAGGGAATCAACGGGGAGGTGACATATGAATTTAGTCGGATTTCAGAAAGAGCTAAAAAGGTTTTTTCACTAAACAGTAAAAGTGGAGAGATAAAAGTCATAGGACCACTTGATTTTGAGAGTAATTCTAAATATGAAATGCGGATTGATGCCAAAGATGGTTATGGACTTTCATCTGACTCCAAGGTCATGATTGATATtattgatataaatgataacGCCCCAGTTGTCTATCTAAAATCATTGACCAATCCCATGCCCGAGAACGTGTCACCTGGTACAGAGGTGGGCATCATCAACGTGCAGgacagagactctgagacaAGCGGACAGGTTCGCTGCTCCATTCAGCAAAATGTCCCTTTTAAGTTAGTTCCTTCGATTAAAAACTATTATTCTCTGGTGACCACAGGACAACTGGACCGTGAACTAGTGTCAGATTACAACATTACAATCACTGCCACTGACGAGGGCTCaccacctctctcctcctttaaaACTGTTCAGTTATCTGTAGCTGACATCAACGACAACCCACCTGTGTTTGAGGAACAGTCCTACAGCGCATATgtgactgaaaataacaaacctGGCTCCACGTTATGTTCCGTTACTGCTCGAGACCCCGACTGGAGACAAAACGGCACAGTGGTGTATTCTCTGTTACCTGGTGAGGTGAACGGTGCCCAGGTGTCATCCTATCTATCAGTTAACGGAGACACGGGGGTGATCCACGCTGTGAGGTCGTTTGATTATGAACAGTTCAGGAGCTTTAAAGTCCACGTGATGGCCAGAGACAACGGTTCTCCTCCGCTCAGCAGCAACGTGACCGTCAGCGTCTTCGTATCGGATGTGAACGACAACTCTCCTCAGATACTGTACCCCGCCCCGGAGGGCAACTCCTTCATGACCGAGCTGGTCCCCAAAGCTGCACACGCAGGCTCTCTGGTGTCCAAAGTGATCGCGGTGGACGCGGACTCCGGACAGAACGCCTGGCTGTCCTATCAGATAGTCAAATCCACTGATCCGGGACTTTTCACTATTGGTGTCCACAGCGGGGAGATCAGTACACAGCGGGACATTTCTGAATCTGACAGCATGAAACAGAACCTTATTGTGGCGGTGAAAGATAACGGACagccctctctgtctgccacctGTTCcatgtatttacttatttctgATAACTTGGCTGAGGTGCCAGAGCTGAAGGACATTTCTTTTGATGAGAAGAATTCAAAACTGACCTCTTACCTGATCATAGCGCTAgtgtctgtctccacctttttcctgaccttcatcatcatcatcctgggtGTGAGGTTTTGTCGCAGGAGAAAGCCCAGAATGTTGTTTGACGGAGCTGTCGCCATCCCCAGTGCTTATCTTCCTCCTAATTACGCAGATGTTGACGGCACAGGAACTTTACGCAGCACCTACAATTATGACGCCTACCTGACAACAGGTTCCAGAACCAGTGACTTTAAGTTTGTGACATCTTACAACGACAACACACTGCCTGCTGACCAGACTCTGAGGAAAAGTCCTTCTGACTTTGCTGATGCTTTTGGAGACTGTGATTCTTCTCCTGAG AGGTAG
- the LOC133011411 gene encoding protocadherin gamma-A11-like has product MGDKGFKALHSVFCFVSVILTLHLVYGDLSYSSPEEMKRDSVIGNVAKDLGIDIRTLSSRQTRVDFGGNRKRYCDINLNTGDLITTERIDRESLCGKKPSCVLKVDLVLENPLELHRVSLHVQDVNDNSPQFNDNLIEMEISESADKGNHFSIEEAHDADIGQNAVQRYNLQKNDNFILAVDNNKVELVLENTLDREKQKEMNLLLTALDGGSPQRSGTVVIHVTVLDANDNAPVFSQAVYKASLPENSPPDTVVINVSATDADEGVNGHVTYQFGHVSDDYINMFSIDSKTGEITVTGVVDFEERSSFEMRVKAKDGLGLTSYAKVIIDVTDVNDNAPVIYLKSLTNPIPENVSPGSEVGIVNVQDADLDTNQNVRCSIQQHVPFKLVPSIKNYYSLVTTGQLDRELVSDYNITITATDEGSPPLSSSKTVQLSVADINDNPPVFEEQSYSAYVTENNKPGSTLCSVTARDPDWRQNGTVVYSLLPGEVNGASVSSYLSVNGDTGVIHAVRSFDYEQFRSFKVHVIARDNGSPPLSSNVTVSVFISDVNDNSPQILYPAPEGNSFMTELVPKAAHGGSLVSKVIAVDADSGQNAWLSYQIVKSTDPGLFTIGVHSGEIRTQRDISESDSMKQNLIVAVKDNGQPSLSATCSMYLLISDNLAEVPELKDISFDENNSKLTSYLIIALVSVSTFFLTFIIIILGVRFCRRRKPRMLFDGAVAIPSAYLPPNYADVDGTGTLRSTYNYDAYLTTGSRTSDFKFVTSYNDNTLPADQNLRKSPSDFADVFGTPDDSPEYADD; this is encoded by the exons ATGGGAGACAAAGGATTCAAAGCTCTTCATTCGGTATTCTGCTTCGTGTCCGTTATTCTAACGCTGCATCTCGTTTATGGAGACCTGAGTTATTCTTCACCAGAAGAGATGAAACGAGATTCTGTTATTGGAAATGTAGCGAAAGATCTCGGGATTGATATCAGAACCTTATCTTCCCGACAGACCCGTGTTGACTTTGGCGGAAATCGGAAACGGTACTGTGATATTAATTTGAATACTGGAGATTTGATCACCACAGAGAGAATCGACAGAGAAAGCCTTTGTGGAAAGAAACCGTCGTGTGTTCTGAAAGTAGATCTGGTGTTAGAAAATCCTTTGGAGCTTCATCGTGTGAGTCTTCATGTTCAAGATGTAAACGACAACTCGCCACAATTCAACGATAATTTGATTGAAATGGAAATAAGCGAGTCGGCAGATAAGGGAAATCACTTTTCAATCGAGGAGGCCCATGACGCAGATATAGGTCAAAATGCTGTTCAAAGATACAACCTGCAAAAGAATGACAACTTTATTCTCGCTGTTGATAATAACAAGGTTGAGCTTGTATTGGAAAATACTCTTGATCGGGAGAAACAAAAAGAGATGAATCTTCTTCTGACAGCTTTGGATGGTGGCTCTCCTCAGAGATCAGGTACCGTAGTGATACACGTCACTGTGCTGGATGCTAATGATAACGCCCCAGTGTTTAGTCAGGCCGTTTATAAAGCCAGTCTGCCTGAAAACTCTCCTCCTGATACCGTAGTGATTAATGTCAGTGCCACTGACGCAGACGAAGGAGTGAATGGACATGTGACGTACCAGTTTGGTCACGTGTCTGACgattatataaatatgttttctatCGATTCTAAAACTGGAGAAATCACAGTAACTGGTGTTGTTGACTTCGAAGAAAGGAGTTCATTTGAAATGAGGGTGAAAGCTAAAGATGGTTTAGGACTAACATCTTACGCTAAAGTTATAATAGATGTTACTGATGTGAATGACAATGCTCCAGTCATATATTTAAAATCCCTGACTAACCCCATACCTGAGAACGTGTCACCTGGTTCAGAGGTGGGCATCGTTAACGTACAGGATGCAGATTTGGATACGAACCAAAATGTGCGCTGCTCTATTCAACAACATGTCCCTTTTAAGTTAGTTCCTTCGATTAAAAACTATTATTCTCTGGTGACCACAGGACAACTGGACCGTGAACTAGTGTCAGATTACAACATTACAATCACTGCCACTGACGAGGgctctccacctctgtcctcctctaaaACTGTTCAGTTATCTGTCGCTGACATCAACGACAACCCACCTGTGTTTGAGGAACAGTCCTACAGCGCATATgtgactgaaaataacaaacctGGCTCCACGTTATGTTCCGTTACTGCTCGAGACCCCGACTGGAGACAAAACGGAACTGTGGTTTATTCTCTGTTACCTGGTGAGGTGAACGGTGCCTCGGTGTCCTCCTATCTATCAGTTAACGGAGACACGGGGGTGATCCACGCTGTGAGGTCGTTTGATTATGAACAGTTCAGGAGCTTTAAAGTCCACGTGATTGCCAGAGACAACGGTTCTCCTCCGCTCAGCAGCAACGTGACCGTCAGCGTCTTCATATCGGATGTGAACGACAACTCTCCTCAGATACTGTACCCCGCCCCGGAGGGCAACTCCTTCATGACCGAGCTGGTCCCCAAAGCTGCACACGGAGGCTCCCTGGTGTCCAAAGTGATCGCAGTGGACGCGGACTCCGGACAGAACGCCTGGCTGTCCTATCAGATAGTCAAATCCACTGATCCGGGACTTTTCACTATTGGTGTCCACAGCGGAGAGATCAGGACACAGCGGGACATTTCTGAATCTGACAGCATGAAACAGAACCTTATTGTGGCGGTGAAAGATAACGGGCagccctctctgtctgccacctGTTCcatgtatttacttatttctgATAACTTGGCTGAGGTGCCAGAGCTGAAGGACATTTCTTTTGATGAGAATAATTCAAAACTGACCTCTTACCTTATCATCGCGctggtctctgtctccacctttttcctgaccttcatcatcatcatcctgggtGTGAGGTTTTGTCGCAGGAGAAAGCCCAGAATGTTGTTTGACGGAGCTGTCGCCATCCCCAGTGCTTATCTCCCTCCTAATTACGCGGATGTTGACGGCACAGGAACTTTACGCAGCACTTACAACTATGACGCCTACCTGACAACAGGTTCTAGAACCAGTGACTTTAAGTTTGTGACATCTTACAATGACAACACACTGCCTGCTGACCAGAATCTGAGGAAAAGTCCTTCTGACTTTGCTGATGTGTTTGGAACGCCAGATGATTCTCCAGAG TATGCAGATGACTGa
- the LOC133011412 gene encoding protocadherin beta-15-like, giving the protein MDLKRKSLLSFVFGFALCVSTTTADLSYSVPEEMRPGSIVGNIAKDLGLEAGRLFTRKARIDTEENHQHYCNINLKTGDFVIREKIDREELCGEKVSCLLKFEMVLESPLELHRISLLIQDVNDNTPVFPKETIKLEIRESAVKGARYRVNEAHDADIGQNTVKQYSLQKNAHFVLSVRDDSDGSKSVELVLDKELDREKEHDLNFMLIAVDGGVPQRSGTANIHVTVLDANDNAPVFERAVYKASLPENAAVDTVVVVVSASDADDGINGEVTYEFSRISDRAKKVFSLNSKSGEIKVRGSLDFETNSKYEMRIDAKDGYGLSSDSKVMIDIIDVNDNAPVVYLKSLTNPMPENVSPGTEVGIINVQDRDSETSGQVRCSIQQNVPFKLVPSIKNYYSLVTTGQLDRELVTDYNITITATDEGSPPLSSSKTVQLSVADINDNPPVFEEQSYSAYVTENNKPGSTLCFVTARDPDWRQNGTVVYSLLPGEVNGAQVSSYLSVNGDTGVIHAVRSFDYEQFRSFKVHVMARDNGSPPLSSNVTVSVFISDVNDNSPQILYPAPEGNSFMTELVPKAAHGGSLVSKVIAVDADSGQNAWLSYQIVKSTDPGLFTIGVHSGEIRTQRDISESDSMKQNLIVAVKDNGQPSLSATCSMYLLISDNLAEVPELKDISYDEKNSKLTSYLIIALVSVSTFFLTFIIIILGVRFCRRRKPRMLFDGAVAIPSAYLPPNYADVDGTGTLRSTYNYDAYLTTGSRTSDFKFVTSYNDNTLPADQTLRKSPSDFADPFEDSEEVGAFQISVFV; this is encoded by the coding sequence ATGGACCTCAAAAGGAAATCGCTCCTTAGTTTTGTCTTCGGATTTGCTCTTTGTGTCAGCACCACCACGGCAGACCTCAGCTACTCCGTTCCGGAGGAGATGAGGCCCGGATCCATTGTTGGAAATATCGCAAAGGACCTCGGCCTGGAGGCAGGGAGATTATTCACACGTAAAGCCCGTATTGACACGGAGGAAAACCACCAGCACTACTGcaacattaatttaaaaacaggagATTTTGTCATCAGGGAAAAGATTGACAGAGAGGAGCTGTGTGGGGAGAAGGTTTCGTGTTTGCTGAAATTCGAAATGGTCTTAGAGAGTCCTCTGGAGCTGCACCGCATTTCACTTCTCATCCAGGATGTAAATGACAATACACCCGTTTTTCCGAAGGAAACAATTAAGTTGGAAATCAGAGAATCAGCCGTCAAAGGAGCTCGATATCGGGTCAACGAAGCACACGACGCAGACATCGGACAAAATACAGTTAAACAATACAGTTTACAAAAGAAtgcacattttgttttatctgtTCGAGACGACAGCGATGGATCTAAGAGCGTCGAGTTGGTATTAGACAAAGAGCTTGACCGTGAAAAGGAGCACGATTTAAATTTCATGCTGATTGCAGTTGACGGTGGCGTCCCACAAAGATCAGGAACTGCTAATATACATGTTACTGTGTTAGACGCTAATGATAACGCACCGGTATTTGAACGGGCTGTTTACAAAGCCAGTCTACCGGAAAACGCTGCCGTTGATACTGTTGTTGTCGTAGTCAGTGCCAGTGATGCAGATGACGGAATCAACGGGGAGGTGACATATGAATTTAGTCGGATTTCAGACAGAGCTAAAAAGGTTTTTTCACTGAACAGTAAAAGTGGAGAGATAAAAGTCAGAGGATCACTTGATTTCGAGACAAATTCTAAATATGAAATGCGGATTGATGCCAAAGATGGTTATGGACTTTCATCTGACTCCAAAGTCATGATTGATATTATTGATGTAAATGATAACGCCCCAGTTGTCTATCTAAAATCATTGACCAATCCCATGCCCGAGAACGTGTCACCTGGTACAGAGGTGGGCATCATCAACGTGCaggacagagactcagagacaagcGGACAGGTTCGCTGCTCCATTCAGCAAAATGTCCCTTTTAAGTTAGTTCCTTCGATTAAAAACTATTATTCTCTGGTGACCACAGGTCAACTGGACCGTGAACTAGTGACAGATTACAACATTACAATCACTGCCACTGACGAGGgctctccacctctgtcctcctctaaaACTGTTCAGTTATCTGTCGCTGACATCAACGACAACCCACCTGTGTTTGAGGAACAGTCCTACAGCGCATATgtgactgaaaataacaaacctGGCTCCACATTATGTTTCGTTACTGCTCGAGACCCCGACTGGAGACAGAACGGCACCGTGGTTTATTCTCTGTTACCTGGTGAGGTGAACGGTGCGCAGGTGTCCTCCTATCTATCAGTTAACGGAGACACGGGGGTGATCCACGCTGTGAGGTCGTTTGATTATGAACAGTTCAGGAGCTTTAAAGTCCACGTGATGGCCAGAGACAACGGTTCTCCTCCGCTCAGCAGCAACGTGACCGTCAGCGTCTTCATATCGGATGTGAACGACAACTCTCCTCAGATACTGTACCCCGCCCCGGAGGGCAACTCCTTCATGACTGAGCTGGTCCCCAAAGCTGCACACGGAGGCTCTCTAGTGTCCAAAGTGATCGCGGTGGACGCGGACTCCGGGCAGAACGCCTGGCTGTCCTATCAAATAGTCAAATCCACTGATCCGGGACTTTTCACTATTGGTGTCCACAGCGGAGAGATCAGGACACAGCGGGACATTTCTGAATCTGACAGCATGAAACAGAACCTTATTGTGGCGGTGAAAGATAACGGACagccctctctgtctgccacctGTTCcatgtatttacttatttctgATAACTTGGCTGAGGTGCCAGAGCTGAAGGACATTTCTTATGATGAAAAGAATTCAAAACTGACCTCTTACCTGATCATAGCGctggtctctgtctccacctttttcctgaccttcatcatcatcatcctgggtGTGAGGTTTTGTCGCAGGAGAAAGCCCAGAATGTTGTTTGACGGAGCTGTCGCCATCCCCAGTGCTTACCTTCCTCCTAATTACGCAGATGTTGACGGTACAGGAACTTTACGCAGCACTTACAATTATGACGCCTACCTGACCACAGGTTCTAGAACCAGTGACTTTAAATTCGTGACGTCTTACAATGACAACACTCTGCCTGCTGACCAGACTCTGAGGAAAAGCCCTTCTGACTTTGCTGATCCTTTTGAAGACTCTGAAGAGGTAGGGGCTTTTCAAATCAGTGTATttgtttaa
- the LOC133011413 gene encoding protocadherin gamma-A12-like — protein sequence MGDKGFSALRPTLCVVSFILTLHLVYGDLSYSTPEEMKRDSVIGNIAKDLNLDIRTLSSRKARVDFEEAHKRYCDMNLNTGDLITSERIDRESLCGKKPSCVLKVDLVLENPLELHRVSLHVQDVNDNSPQFNDNLIEMEINESAEKGNRFSIEEAHDADIGQNAVQRYNLQKNDNFILAVDNNKVELVLENKLDRERQNEMNLLLTALDGGSPQRSGTVVIHVTVLDANDNAPVFSQAVYEASLPENSPPDTVVINVRATDADEGVNGDVTYQFGHVSDDDINMFSIDSKTGEITVTGVVDFEERSSFEMRVKAKDGLGLTSYAKVMIDVTDVNDNAPVIYIKSLTNPIPENVSPGSEVGIVNVQDRDSENNRQVRCSIQQNVPFKLVPSIKNYYSLVTTGQLDRELVSDYNITITATDEGSPPLSSSKTVQLSVADINDNPPVFEEQSYSAYVTENNKPGSTLCSVTARDPDWRQNGTVVYSLLHNEVNGASVSSYLSVNGDTGVIHAVRSFDYEQFRSFKVHVMARDNGSPPLSSNVTISVFISDVNDNSPQILYPAPEGNSFMTELVPKAAHGGSLVSKVIAVDADSGQNAWLSYQIVKSTDPGLFTIGVHSGEIRTQRDISESDKMKQNLIVAVKDNGQPSLSATCSMYLLISDNLAEVPELKDISYDEKNSKLTSYLIIALVSVSTFFLTFIIIIILGVRFCRRRKPRMLFDGAVAIPSAYLPPNYADVDGTGTLRSTYNYDAYLTTGSRTSDFKFVTSYNDNTLPADQTLRKSPSDFADVFGTPDDSPESIFY from the exons ATGGGAGACAAAGGATTTTCAGCGCTTCGTCCCACTCTCTGCGTCGTTTCCTTTATTCTAACGCTGCACCTCGTTTATGGAGACCTGAGTTATTCTACACCAGAAGAGATGAAACGAGATTCTGTTATTGGAAATATAGCCAAAGATCTCAATCTTGATATCAGGACCTTGTCTTCTCGAAAGGCCCGTGTTGATTTTGAGGAGGCACATAAGCGATACTGTGACATGAATCTGAATACCGGGGATTTGATCACATCCGAGAGAATCGACAGAGAAAGCCTTTGTGGAAAGAAACCGTCGTGTGTTCTGAAAGTAGATCTGGTGTTAGAAAATCCTTTGGAGCTTCATCGTGTGAGTCTTCATGTTCAAGATGTAAACGATAACTCACCACAGTTTAACGATAATTTAATAGAAATGGAAATAAACGAGTCAGCTGAGAAGGGTAACCGCTTTTCAATCGAGGAGGCACATGACGCAGATATAGGTCAAAATGCTGTTCAAAGATACAACCTGCAAAAGAATGACAACTTTATTCTCGCTGTTGATAATAACAAGGTTGAACTTGTATTGGAGAATAAACTCGATCGAGAGAGACAAAACGAGATGAATCTGCTTCTGACTGCTTTGGATGGTGGCTCTCCCCAGAGATCAGGCACCGTAGTGATACACGTCACTGTGCTGGATGCTAATGATAACGCCCCAGTGTTTAGTCAGGCCGTTTATGAAGCCAGTCTGCCTGAAAACTCTCCTCCTGATACCGTAGTGATTAATGTCCGTGCCACTGACGCAGACGAAGGAGTGAATGGAGACGTAACATATCAGTTTGGTCACGTATCTGACGATgatataaatatgttttctatCGATTCTAAAACGGGAGAAATCACAGTAACTGGTGTGGTTGACTTCGAGGAAAGGAGTTCTTTTGAAATGAGGGTGAAAGCTAAAGATGGTTTAGGACTAACATCTTACGCTAAAGTTATGATAGATGTTACAGATGTGAATGACAACGCTCcagttatatatataaagtCACTGACTAATCCCATTCCTGAGAACGTGTCACCTGGTTCAGAGGTGGGCATCGTTAACGTGCAGGACAGAGACTCTGAGAATAACAGACAGGTTCGCTGCTCCATTCAGCAAAATGTCCCTTTTAAGTTAGTTCCTTCGATTAAAAACTATTATTCTCTGGTGACCACAGGACAACTGGACCGTGAACTAGTGTCAGATTACAACATTACAATCACTGCCACTGACGAGGgctctccacctctgtcctcctctaaaACTGTTCAGTTATCTGTAGCTGACATCAATGACAACCCACCTGTGTTTGAGGAACAGTCCTACAGCGCATATgtgactgaaaataacaaacctGGCTCCACGTTATGTTCCGTTACTGCTCGAGACCCCGACTGGAGACAAAACGGCACAGTGGTTTATTCTCTGTTACATAATGAGGTGAACGGTGCCTCGGTGTCCTCCTATCTATCAGTTAACGGAGACACGGGGGTGATCCACGCTGTGAGGTCGTTTGATTATGAACAGTTCAGGAGCTTTAAAGTACACGTGATGGCCAGAGACAACGGTTCTCCTCCGCTCAGCAGCAACGTGACCATCAGCGTCTTCATATCGGATGTGAATGACAACTCTCCTCAGATACTGTACCCCGCCCCGGAGGGCAACTCCTTCATGACCGAGCTGGTCCCCAAAGCTGCACACGGAGGCTCTCTGGTGTCCAAAGTGATCGCGGTGGACGCGGACTCTGGACAGAATGCCTGGCTGTCCTATCAGATAGTAAAATCCACTGATCCGGGACTTTTCACTATTGGTGTCCACAGCGGAGAGATCAGGACACAGCGGGACATTTCTGAATCtgacaaaatgaaacagaaCCTTATTGTGGCGGTGAAAGATAACGGACagccctctctgtctgccacctGTTCcatgtatttacttatttctgATAACTTGGCTGAGGTGCCCGAGCTGAAGGACATTTCTTATGATGAGAAGAATTCAAAACTGACCTCTTACCTCATCATTGCGctggtctctgtctccacctttttcttgaccttcatcatcatcatcatcctgggtGTGAGGTTTTGTCGCAGGAGAAAGCCTAGAATGTTGTTTGACGGAGCTGTTGCCATCCCCAGTGCTTATCTCCCTCCTAATTATGCAGATGTTGACGGCACAGGAACTTTACGCAGCACTTACAATTATGACGCCTACCTGACAACAGGTTCTCGAACCAGTGACTTTAAGTTCGTGACATCTTACAATGACAACACACTGCCTGCTGACCAGACTTTGAGGAAAAGTCCGTCTGACTTTGCTGATGTGTTTGGAACACCAGATGATTCTCCAGAG TCCATCTTTTACTGA